A genomic stretch from Bosea sp. F3-2 includes:
- the mmsB gene encoding 3-hydroxyisobutyrate dehydrogenase, producing MTNIAFIGLGNMGGPMAGNLVKAGHSIKAFDLVEASRNAAAELGVGIAGSAKEAVADAEVVVTMLPAGKHVLSVWADILPAVKPGTLLIDSSTIDVESARKAHALAAERGCLSLDAPVSGGTGGAKGATLTFMVGGANDAFDKGEPILAKMGRKIVHCGGAGNGQAAKICNNMILGISMIGVSEAFVLAEKLGLSHQALFDVASTSSGQCWSLTTYCPVPGPVPTSPANNDYKPGFASALMLKDLKLAQEAAQAAGASTPLGAAAAQLFGLHNAWGEGNTDFSGIIHLLRGRGQA from the coding sequence ATGACCAACATCGCCTTCATCGGCCTCGGCAATATGGGCGGCCCGATGGCCGGCAACCTCGTCAAGGCCGGGCACAGCATCAAAGCCTTCGATCTGGTCGAGGCGTCGCGCAATGCCGCGGCTGAGCTCGGCGTCGGGATCGCCGGTTCGGCCAAGGAGGCCGTGGCCGATGCGGAGGTCGTAGTGACCATGCTGCCGGCCGGCAAGCATGTGCTCTCGGTCTGGGCCGATATCCTGCCGGCGGTGAAGCCGGGCACGCTGCTGATCGATTCCTCGACCATCGACGTCGAGAGCGCACGCAAGGCCCATGCGCTGGCGGCCGAGCGCGGCTGCCTCTCGCTCGACGCTCCCGTCTCGGGCGGCACCGGCGGCGCCAAGGGCGCGACGCTGACCTTCATGGTCGGCGGTGCGAATGACGCCTTCGACAAGGGCGAGCCGATCCTCGCCAAGATGGGCCGGAAGATCGTGCATTGCGGCGGCGCCGGCAACGGACAGGCCGCCAAGATCTGCAACAATATGATCCTCGGCATCTCGATGATCGGCGTCTCCGAAGCTTTCGTGCTGGCCGAGAAGCTCGGGCTCTCCCATCAGGCCCTGTTCGACGTGGCCTCGACCTCCTCCGGCCAGTGCTGGTCGCTGACGACCTACTGCCCTGTCCCGGGGCCGGTGCCGACCTCGCCCGCCAACAACGACTACAAGCCGGGCTTTGCCTCGGCTCTGATGCTCAAGGATCTGAAGCTGGCGCAGGAGGCAGCACAGGCGGCCGGGGCCTCGACCCCGCTCGGCGCGGCGGCGGCTCAGCTCTTCGGGCTGCACAATGCCTGGGGCGAAGGCAATACCGATTTCTCCGGCATCATCCATCTCCTGCGCGGACGCGGGCAGGCGTGA